Sequence from the Cydia splendana chromosome 10, ilCydSple1.2, whole genome shotgun sequence genome:
TGCAAACGATGCATGGCCAACGAACACTGTCCAGACCGGCTATAGGATGAGCTAGCACGAGTTGCGTTCTCAGACCGGCCAGCATGAGTCGCgttcgcgcgcgagtccatacttgtaGTCTGCATCTGTATGGTGTCGCGCCCGCGAACGCAACCAGTGGGAAGACACTCCACCTTTCGGGTATTCTCGGcaccgttcggctcagcattgctctgagcaattattagggttggcacaacttcgAGGTCCCTTTGCgttcacgaccacagataagataatgacttgaattgtGAGAGCCCttaatagccgaaagggatagaaccatatattagaaagggacagcacgaTTCGTCCCAAATCGCTGTcgcggttttgtaggaagtatcctttctgtacggtcgtactattatttattctgtgacgcaactcatgctagccggTCAGTAACCGCCATATTGCCTGTCATTCAGCACTTGCTTGCCTTGTGTGTACGCACTAAAGTATCACTGAGTGTGAGTAACTCCACGTTTTACTATAAAGATCGTGCGTGTGGGAGTCTGCCACCTTGTGGCTTAAATTGAAAACTAAAACTTGACATTTGGGCAAGTAGGTGTTGCcctctatagttcacgcacgctcCCTTGAGGGTATAACACCTAATGTTGTAAATCGGAAACTTAAAGAGTCACACAAATCCgccgccaaaaagccgctcccatgcAATCGAAGtaacgtttttattttaaaacgacatgcttaaattacattaaacttttttcatttagaAGTGTACCTAGGGTTGCAATATCCGCCCATTTTTTGTATCCGGATATTTCGAATAAGTATTTATCATTTTACTATCCGGATAAAACGTATAATTTGAAtacttgctttttatttaacaaaactcaCATGATCTTTACAAAAAGTTTAATAGAAAtaaattttacgtataaaaggTTGCGTAACAGCAAGTGTTAAGGTATTTTTAGGAGTTCTACCTTTTCGTCGAAATTTTACTGTCCGAATTCACTTGGAAAAATATTTCACTGAAGCTTTACTGTGACAATCAACCTTcggcaaattttatttatgagaacggtattatttgcttCAGTTTTGTAATCGGAATCGGCTGAGTCAAACTATATTTGTAACAATTTATAGTTTATGGAGATACTTACAACCCTCCGCTTAATATTGGCAGCCTGCGCTGCGAAATTCATTTGATAAGTGACTTCAGATGATCACAAGAAATTTGGCGTTATTTCATGTAAAATTTATAACCATGAGTTATAATTCTAGTCAAACTTTTCTTCAGTTAAGAAATTGGCGTCTTATTGACATATGGTACTGACCGTGGTTTTGATGATATTTCGAGACTCGAATACGTCTTCTAACTGTTGAGACAGTCTCTTCTTGTTGAGATATTACATTTCATTTAAGGTCAACCAAGGTTTTAATTACAGATTTATTCAAATGCAGAATGCTAACTAACTTTCTTATCATATTTGCTAAACAGCTACTACATCTTGATCGGCAGTTCAATATCAACCGAAGTCCTCCGTTGGACCTATTTTAGGTGTTTTTGCACGTTATTaatcattattatgtattcagaCGCTAACAATAATGCAGTTCAGCTCGTTTGACAGGAACACGGTACAAAGTACATTCAAAGTTACTTTGTACGTTTTATGGAGCTAGGTCGATCTGCATAAGAATGTtcccaaatatttaaaaaaataaaggagTAGTCGGCAATCAAGGAGAAACActtaaataaacagtttttataCCGTAAAAATGTATCCAATTAAGCCTATAAATCAACCGACGTCGTTTACGTTATGATTTTCAACgtttttaaaatagttttcttaaaaattggaatgatatttttgtcataaatggtattcgaattattcgttttatccggatatcaacctcatctaaatccggatagtaaattggacggatatccggataaaacagttatccggattgcaagccctaagtgtaccatttactttttttcgaaaatccatcacttttgggttatttctactcagaatcacgaggactattgatgtaaaaagaataaaaatgtgttccaaaaataatgtcagttttgtagtagtagtagtagtagtaatcactttattgtacacaacacagggtTACACAGGTTTATaggttttgtaacgcattttcacatacattttgtatggaccgttataaaactgacacccaaaatttgtataaaaaactggggacacttattctttgtctcattcaatagtattCGTGATTCTGAGATTTCTGactctaaataacccaaaaccATGGTTTTTCGAAATAAAGTAagtggtaccattttttctgaaaatccTCATCTACGTCTTATActgtactagttttcgttgctaaaaaTACAGCTTCTACCTGTTACAATTTCCAGCAATGAAAACTAGTACCATTCATAGGTATAATGATGTTACTTGAATGATCATGAGTAATTTCatcttattttaaaatgtcctttaaaatgagagcgtaacttccATTGTTTGGCGGCCGCGAGGTACGTGTGACTCTTAAACTTGACATAAATAAGTACCAGTAAACTGTTGTTACAGTGCTGACTtctaatatattatatagttcacgcacgctcCCTAATGAAGCTTAAACTACATATATGGCCGCGTGAGTTACCGCTTTACCACACAGGGCTCGCAAGTCCCAGGCACCACGTACGCGGGATGGCATTGAGGGCATTTAGGGTTCTCCCCATAACTTGCCCTTCCAGGCCTAGACACCTTCACGCTGAAGGAAGTTTCGGCATTCTCATCATCATATCCTGGATGAGGCTTGTCTAAAGGAAAGACATAGTCAGGAACGAAGTAAGAACTAATGTTATACTCTGTGTTTCTAGCTGTCACGTCTACTTCTACTGGTGTTGGTCTAGTTACTGTGCTAAATGGATTGATTTTTGCTACGTTTCTACCTTCAGGAATCACTGTGTCATTGTTGTCATTAGTTATATTGCCTAGTTTAGGAGGCTCCAAACCGAAAGCTGGCACTGCCCATTTCCATTCATAATAAATAGGAGGTCCTATAGTTGATGTTGGTGGATCGGTACTGTCGTGTTTAGGTGGTTGGAGTTCTTTACTAGGCGCTAAAGGGTCGAAAGCGTCAGTAGGCTTGATGTTAACAGTATCAAATCTACTGCTTTCTGTCACACCTTTACCTTGGACTTCTATTCTATTAGCATTATTTCCATTAACTTTATTCCTTCTTGGTGTCCGATCTTCTTCTGAACTGACTTGAGCATCAGGTAATTGCTGATTCAGACTAATAATCTCAGTTTTCGTCATAGAAGTTTTATGTGAATCGGGAGAGTTGGGGTCGAAGCGGTTGATAAAATTAACTACTGGATCCACTGTGTCTTTCATTCTTACATCAAGCTCAAATTCTTCAGAGCTAGCTTCAGTAGTAGAAACTGGAGAAGAATCTTGGAATGTTGATCCGGTGTTTTGAGTGTTTACGTTAGGCTGGAAGGTAGGGCTTGGTCTTTGAGAGGCGGCGCCAGTTATATCATCGTCATCAGGTAGATTAGTTTGCACGTTAGGAGTAGGTCTTGGTCTTTCTACAGGACGATTTTGGATATTTGACGGCCGTTTTGAGCTGGCTCCAGTGAAAGTGTCTTCTGTCTGTTGATTGGTAGGTCGGTTTGAGGGTCTGCCGATACCTGTGGACCAGGAGGAGGGTGGACGGTAGTAATGCTTGGCGCTGTCGAGCCCGTTGTTGGTGGAGATGGTGTCGGGGATGCCCACGATGCTGTTGCTCGGGTGGATGGCATACTGGAACAGACATTATGCAAGTTACAATCTTAGGTTAGGTCATAGGATAggcttttatttttatgttagtgTTGATTAGAAGAACAAAGGCTCGGAAAAACGCCCGTCAGAGTTGAAAATGTTCGTTAACAGTCTACGGACGTCATTGGGACATTTAATCGTTGACATTAATTTTTGTGTCTGGTGTGGTTTGGACAATCTATAGCTGTAAATTTAGAATATTTATTTTCCCtttatattttcatttcatattatcatattatgTCCATTTACTTTAAGTTAGGCACTTCAAAGCTTTAATAcgacgtaggtacctacgatGGGACAAAATGTTATTAACTTCCAAATGGATGGCTTCCTACACTGGCTCTGGCTCTGATTTGAAAGTTCGCAAAGCAAAAGGTCACTAGCTCTGAAACTGTTGAAAGTTAACATTTAAATTGTTAATTATTGCTCACGCCCTTGAtttggcaaaataaaaataaaattttacagcCAACGTCGTGGGAAGCGTTAAGCAACCAAATATCTCGATAAAAAAGTATCGAACTTTATTCAATTTTAAAGCATGCTGTAAGAAAATTGCTTAGCGGAACATTCTGGtgatttttagttttatagaaGTTTTATAATATAGAAGGCCAACGAGCTGACgcatcgcctgatggtaagcaatcacCGTCGCTCACTGACACGTGCCACACCAGAGAGGTTGCAAGTGCATTgcatgcctttaagatgggagtagaTTCTTGAAGCGGGCGACAGTTAATTCCACAGTTTTGGTGTGCGAGACCGGacgtttctggagaaacgcgcagttgaggactgccaaccatctaagaatggagtaagtacctaataaatacgGAGGACAGTCAATAATCCACGATAATACCTTAGATTCCGCCTCTCTCAGGCCATCAAAGTAGTTGCTGTTAGGAGGCACGGAGAGTATGTCTGGGCGAGGGGTCCGCAGTTGCATGTCGTGCTCTGACACGAAGGGTTTGTCACGCTGACCTGGAACGagagaaatattaaattaggaCACTAAAGCAGTAGGAAGAGGGTATCATTGATAATGCGATGAAGAAGGCAATTGCTGGGTAAGCATTAATTTATAACGGGCGATCTTGGCAATCAGGCttcaaaaagtttaaataagagTTTCGTGGCGCCTATTGTGTGCGGCgtgtcatcgtgaaccttgatATTCGGCtgcttagagcgttttcacattgtccgatccatttaataaatcattattattaCTGAAAAACGATAGAGAACCCAAAAAAGGCAGACTTAATGCCATGACACTCTCTTGCAGCTAtttttgtcataggcgccttacgacatccgatatcggaaaggcgcttccgataaattctgccatgtcggagcccccatcagctgtcggaccgataatatttgtaTGTGTGCGCGCCCCCGCGGCCTGACTAcggggatgtaggatcctactcaccctacatccgatatcggatcggacaatgtgaaaacgctcttaagTCTGTAGCCGCGGGTGTCAATAGACATCTTTGGTAGCCAAAGCATTGCCATTGCCACTGCCAGATCAAATATACTTAGTGCTTATttcaaaaatactaaaaagataAATTTTTCAAAACAAATTACATAGTCAGAATAGTTAGATTTAATCATGATATCATGATTCACTTGCAagtaattgtaatttaaaaaacgCCAAAAGAGCAAGGCTTCACCAAGGATGCACTAATAACgataatataacaatacattCAGCCATTACACATGCAAACACTTTACGAGGAAGTCtatcaagttttttttaattgcgcCATTAATGTGATACAATCATCCCGATTACGCCGAACACTTATGGAAAATTACGAATATTTAGGTTGCGTGCACAGTATTGCTCTTCGATCGTCTTTatccactgaaaaaaaaaagtgaagTTATAACtgttattagagttagaccaagaaaagtttgcaaagattttgatagcatacgcagtgcaagtgttatttatacgtcatattttcatagaagtttgacctttaaaataacacttgcactgtgtgagctattaaaatcgttgcaaacttgTCTTGGCCCGTCTCTAGGTTTATTCAACCCTTAGCCATCCACAAATCACGaaatacctataaatataaCTTCGGTGCAAAAagcataattaaatataaacctATATAGGCGTTTCACTTTGCGGATGTATGAGGTATGAGACGTGTGTGCACGCACCTTTAGGATGCGTTCGGAAGTAGCCAATGCCCGGTCAAGGGCG
This genomic interval carries:
- the LOC134794423 gene encoding uncharacterized protein LOC134794423; the encoded protein is MGCRQFLSVCVAVACLYLAIIAQAQDRTKSIPRTRFTCVGRTSGYYADVEAGCQVYHMCDGLGRQFSYTCPNTTLFQQRMLICDHWYMVNCSASEADYDANLLIGQRDKPFVSEHDMQLRTPRPDILSVPPNSNYFDGLREAESKYAIHPSNSIVGIPDTISTNNGLDSAKHYYRPPSSWSTGIGRPSNRPTNQQTEDTFTGASSKRPSNIQNRPVERPRPTPNVQTNLPDDDDITGAASQRPSPTFQPNVNTQNTGSTFQDSSPVSTTEASSEEFELDVRMKDTVDPVVNFINRFDPNSPDSHKTSMTKTEIISLNQQLPDAQVSSEEDRTPRRNKVNGNNANRIEVQGKGVTESSRFDTVNIKPTDAFDPLAPSKELQPPKHDSTDPPTSTIGPPIYYEWKWAVPAFGLEPPKLGNITNDNNDTVIPEGRNVAKINPFSTVTRPTPVEVDVTARNTEYNISSYFVPDYVFPLDKPHPGYDDENAETSFSVKVSRPGRASYGENPKCPQCHPAYVVPGTCEPCVVKR